The Chelonia mydas isolate rCheMyd1 chromosome 3, rCheMyd1.pri.v2, whole genome shotgun sequence genome includes a region encoding these proteins:
- the SIX2 gene encoding homeobox protein SIX2 isoform X2, whose protein sequence is MSMLPTFGFTQEQVACVCEVLQQGGNIERLGRFLWSLPACEHLHKNESVLKAKAVVAFHRGNFRELYKILESHQFSAHNHPKLQQLWLKAHYIEAEKLRGRPLGAVGKYRVRRKFPLPRSIWDGEETSYCFKEKSRSVLREWYAHNPYPSPREKRELAEATGLTTTQVSNWFKNRRQRDRAAEAKERENNENSNSNSHNPLSASMNGNKTVLGSSEDEKTPSGTPDHTSSSPALLLNSNPGLQPLHGLGHPQGPSAIPVPSADPMHHHSLQDSILNPMSSNLVDLGS, encoded by the exons ATGTCGATGCTGCCCACTTTTGGATTCACCCAAGAGCAAGTGGCCTGCGTCTGCGAAGTGCTCCAGCAGGGGGGCAACATAGAAAGGCTGGGGCGGTTCCTCTGGTCCCTACCTGCCTGCGAGCACCTCCACAAGAACGAGAGCGTCCTCAAGGCCAAGGCCGTGGTGGCTTTCCACCGGGGCAACTTCCGCGAGCTCTACAAGATCCTGGAGAGCCACCAGTTCTCCGCTCACAACCACCCCAAGCTCCAGCAGCTCTGGCTCAAGGCGCACTACATCGAGGCGGAGAAGCTGCGGGGGCGACCCCTAGGGGCAGTGGGCAAGTACCGGGTCCGCAGAAagttccccctgccccgctccatcTGGGACGGCGAGGAAACCAGCTACTGCTTTAAGGAGAAGAGCCGGAGCGTGCTGCGGGAATGGTATGCCCACAACCCCTACCCGTCCCCTCGGGAGAAGAGGGAGCTGGCCGAGGCGACCGGGCTCACCACCACCCAAGTCAGCAACTGGTTTAAAAACAGGAGGCAACGCGACCGTGCTGCTGAGGCCAAGGAAAG GGAAAACAACGAGAATTCCAACTCCAACAGCCACAATCCGCTCTCAGCCTCAATGAACGGGAATAAGACAGTTTTGGGCAGCTCAGAAGACGAGAAGACGCCGTCAGGGACCCCTGATCACACTTCTTCCAGCCCAGCTTTACTGCTCAATTCGAACCCAGGCCTACAGCCGCTCCACGGCTTGGGTCACCCCCAAGGTCCTAGCGCCATTCCGGTACCCAGTGCGGACCCTATGCACCATCATAGTTTGCAGGACTCCATTCTCAACCCCATGTCCTCCAACTTGGTCGACCTTGGGTCTTAA
- the SIX2 gene encoding homeobox protein SIX2 isoform X1, with the protein MSMLPTFGFTQEQVACVCEVLQQGGNIERLGRFLWSLPACEHLHKNESVLKAKAVVAFHRGNFRELYKILESHQFSAHNHPKLQQLWLKAHYIEAEKLRGRPLGAVGKYRVRRKFPLPRSIWDGEETSYCFKEKSRSVLREWYAHNPYPSPREKRELAEATGLTTTQVSNWFKNRRQRDRAAEAKERYEENNENSNSNSHNPLSASMNGNKTVLGSSEDEKTPSGTPDHTSSSPALLLNSNPGLQPLHGLGHPQGPSAIPVPSADPMHHHSLQDSILNPMSSNLVDLGS; encoded by the exons ATGTCGATGCTGCCCACTTTTGGATTCACCCAAGAGCAAGTGGCCTGCGTCTGCGAAGTGCTCCAGCAGGGGGGCAACATAGAAAGGCTGGGGCGGTTCCTCTGGTCCCTACCTGCCTGCGAGCACCTCCACAAGAACGAGAGCGTCCTCAAGGCCAAGGCCGTGGTGGCTTTCCACCGGGGCAACTTCCGCGAGCTCTACAAGATCCTGGAGAGCCACCAGTTCTCCGCTCACAACCACCCCAAGCTCCAGCAGCTCTGGCTCAAGGCGCACTACATCGAGGCGGAGAAGCTGCGGGGGCGACCCCTAGGGGCAGTGGGCAAGTACCGGGTCCGCAGAAagttccccctgccccgctccatcTGGGACGGCGAGGAAACCAGCTACTGCTTTAAGGAGAAGAGCCGGAGCGTGCTGCGGGAATGGTATGCCCACAACCCCTACCCGTCCCCTCGGGAGAAGAGGGAGCTGGCCGAGGCGACCGGGCTCACCACCACCCAAGTCAGCAACTGGTTTAAAAACAGGAGGCAACGCGACCGTGCTGCTGAGGCCAAGGAAAGGTACGA GGAAAACAACGAGAATTCCAACTCCAACAGCCACAATCCGCTCTCAGCCTCAATGAACGGGAATAAGACAGTTTTGGGCAGCTCAGAAGACGAGAAGACGCCGTCAGGGACCCCTGATCACACTTCTTCCAGCCCAGCTTTACTGCTCAATTCGAACCCAGGCCTACAGCCGCTCCACGGCTTGGGTCACCCCCAAGGTCCTAGCGCCATTCCGGTACCCAGTGCGGACCCTATGCACCATCATAGTTTGCAGGACTCCATTCTCAACCCCATGTCCTCCAACTTGGTCGACCTTGGGTCTTAA